A genomic window from Microvirga sp. TS319 includes:
- a CDS encoding RluA family pseudouridine synthase, producing the protein MNRFKPFLSKKRGRRQNEDVVDDTTQQEWTLSEETATERLDRVLARLASDMSRSRLQALIRDGQVTVDGAPALDPGRKVGAGARIVLQVPPPIAAEPQGEAMDLSIVYEDDDLIVIDKPAGLVVHPAAGHESGTLVNALIAHCGESLSGIGGVKRPGIVHRLDKDTSGLLVVAKNDLAHQGLAEQFADHGRTGPLERLYLALVWGVPERRRGTVEAALARSQHNREKIAIVSDDNERGRYAITHYEVVEALPPTAPVAALVQCELETGRTHQIRVHMAHIGHPLLGDSVYGSGFKTKANRLAPDQKEALTALNRQALHAAVLGFEHPRTGEFLRFESPIPADLARLLQALKA; encoded by the coding sequence ATGAATCGCTTCAAGCCCTTTCTCTCAAAAAAGAGAGGGCGACGTCAAAATGAGGATGTGGTGGACGATACGACCCAGCAGGAATGGACCCTGAGTGAAGAAACGGCGACGGAGCGGCTGGATCGCGTGCTGGCGCGCCTGGCCAGCGACATGTCGCGCAGCCGTCTGCAGGCCCTCATCCGAGACGGCCAGGTGACAGTCGACGGCGCGCCCGCGCTCGATCCGGGCCGCAAGGTGGGCGCAGGCGCACGGATCGTCCTGCAGGTGCCTCCCCCCATTGCGGCGGAGCCCCAAGGCGAGGCCATGGACTTGTCCATCGTCTATGAGGACGACGATCTGATCGTGATCGACAAGCCGGCGGGATTGGTGGTCCATCCGGCGGCCGGACACGAATCGGGCACCCTGGTCAATGCGCTCATCGCCCATTGCGGCGAGAGCCTCTCGGGCATCGGCGGCGTGAAGCGCCCCGGCATCGTGCACCGGCTCGACAAGGATACCTCCGGCCTTCTCGTCGTGGCCAAGAACGATCTGGCCCATCAGGGCCTCGCGGAGCAGTTCGCCGATCACGGCCGCACGGGCCCGCTCGAAAGACTTTATCTCGCTCTTGTCTGGGGCGTTCCGGAGCGCAGGCGCGGCACCGTGGAGGCAGCGCTCGCCCGCAGCCAGCACAACCGGGAGAAGATCGCGATCGTGTCCGACGACAACGAGCGTGGCCGTTATGCCATCACCCATTACGAGGTTGTCGAAGCTTTGCCCCCGACCGCGCCGGTCGCCGCTCTCGTGCAATGCGAACTGGAGACGGGACGCACGCACCAGATCCGTGTCCATATGGCCCATATCGGCCATCCCCTCCTCGGCGATTCCGTTTACGGATCGGGGTTCAAGACCAAGGCGAACCGCCTTGCCCCGGACCAGAAGGAGGCGCTCACGGCGCTGAACCGGCAGGCGCTGCATGCGGCGGTCCTGGGCTTCGAGCATCCCAGGACAGGCGAGTTCCTGCGGTTCGAAAGCCCCATTCCGGCGGATCTGGCAAGGTTGCTGCAGGCTTTGAAAGCTTGA
- the rpoH gene encoding RNA polymerase sigma factor RpoH: MAAALPVLANEGGLSRYLDEIRRFPMLEPHEEYMLAKSWREYGDREAAHKLVTSHLRLVAKIAMGYRGYGLPISEVVSEGNVGLMQAVKRFEPDKGFRLATYAMWWIKAAIQEYILRSWSLVKMGTTANQKKLFFNLRKAKGRISALDEGDLRPDQVKQIATQLGVTEQDVVDMNRRLGGDASLNAPLRDEGEGGGEWQDWLVDQSESQEQVLVEEEEGQNRLTALRNALTVLNPRERRIFEARRLSDDPITLEELSTEFGVSRERVRQIEVRAFEKIQEAVKKNLTQIESTPSAEAPV; the protein is encoded by the coding sequence ATGGCTGCAGCGCTTCCAGTGCTTGCCAATGAAGGGGGCCTGTCCCGCTATCTCGACGAAATCCGTCGCTTCCCCATGCTCGAGCCGCATGAGGAATATATGCTCGCCAAAAGCTGGCGGGAGTATGGAGACCGCGAGGCCGCCCATAAGCTCGTGACATCCCACCTGCGCCTCGTCGCCAAGATCGCCATGGGTTACCGTGGCTATGGCCTGCCGATCAGCGAGGTGGTCTCAGAAGGCAATGTCGGCCTCATGCAGGCCGTCAAGCGCTTCGAGCCCGACAAGGGCTTCCGCCTCGCCACATATGCCATGTGGTGGATCAAGGCGGCGATTCAAGAATACATCCTGCGATCCTGGTCCCTCGTGAAGATGGGCACCACCGCGAACCAGAAGAAGCTGTTCTTCAACCTGCGCAAGGCCAAGGGCCGCATCTCCGCGCTGGACGAAGGCGACCTGCGTCCCGATCAGGTGAAGCAGATCGCCACCCAGCTCGGCGTGACGGAGCAGGACGTGGTGGACATGAACCGCCGCCTCGGCGGCGACGCCTCCCTCAATGCGCCCCTGCGCGACGAGGGCGAAGGCGGAGGCGAGTGGCAGGATTGGCTCGTCGACCAGAGCGAAAGCCAGGAGCAGGTGCTCGTGGAGGAAGAGGAAGGCCAGAACCGGCTGACTGCGCTCCGCAATGCCCTGACCGTCCTGAATCCGCGCGAGCGCCGGATCTTCGAGGCCCGCCGTCTCTCGGACGACCCCATCACGCTGGAGGAGCTTTCGACCGAGTTCGGGGTCTCCCGTGAGCGCGTCCGCCAGATCGAGGTCCGCGCCTTCGAGAAGATCCAGGAGGCGGTGAAGAAGAACCTCACCCAGATCGAGAGCACGCCCTCGGCCGAGGCCCCGGTCTGA
- a CDS encoding histidine kinase has protein sequence MADYYPLIVRAVEGLTEQTSVARRAVYERARTALVAQLRSLNPPLSEADIQRERASLDDAITRVEADYTPPPAGFDPNAFAEMLVEDQAPQTPAERLRSVMTPRQAPPRTTSQGEPQPAPQPVPAPRTVEEAAPPARPRVDSRPHPAMQSNRQMRSVMLGGAILLVLLLIGGLAWWQSRSDSPIPETPVAQASQEAPASQESPKIEERVGGQAPAGSPNAGQAIGVAHRAVFYEEDATNPQTPKAYVGRVVWRLEDVNPGQGQPLEKAVTANIEIPDAGVTMKMVLRRNLDSTLPASHTVELTFTTRAGDSGRVIRDVGLLQFKNEEAARGTPIAGLPVPVRENLFLIGLSNLQGDVERNTELFVRRNWIDLPVRMASGQRAILSFEKGASGEQVLNSAFSQWQ, from the coding sequence ATGGCAGATTATTACCCTCTCATTGTACGGGCCGTCGAAGGCCTGACAGAGCAGACGTCCGTCGCGCGGCGCGCCGTTTACGAGCGCGCCCGAACGGCGTTGGTGGCTCAGCTGCGCTCCCTCAATCCGCCTCTGTCCGAGGCGGACATCCAGCGGGAGCGCGCGTCCCTCGATGATGCGATCACGCGCGTCGAAGCGGATTACACGCCACCTCCGGCCGGCTTCGATCCGAATGCCTTCGCCGAGATGCTGGTCGAGGATCAGGCGCCTCAGACACCGGCGGAGCGGCTGCGCAGCGTGATGACGCCGAGGCAGGCCCCGCCGCGGACAACCTCTCAGGGAGAGCCGCAGCCTGCACCGCAGCCTGTGCCGGCTCCCCGAACCGTCGAGGAGGCGGCTCCGCCTGCCCGTCCGCGGGTCGACAGCCGGCCGCATCCGGCTATGCAGAGCAACCGGCAGATGCGCTCGGTCATGCTCGGCGGGGCGATCCTTCTCGTGCTCCTCCTCATCGGAGGGCTGGCCTGGTGGCAGAGCCGCTCGGACAGCCCCATTCCCGAGACGCCGGTCGCCCAAGCTTCTCAGGAAGCACCGGCCAGCCAGGAATCGCCAAAAATCGAAGAGCGCGTCGGCGGACAGGCCCCCGCCGGCTCCCCGAACGCGGGGCAGGCCATCGGAGTGGCGCATCGCGCCGTCTTCTACGAGGAGGACGCCACCAATCCGCAGACGCCCAAGGCCTATGTGGGGCGCGTGGTCTGGCGGCTCGAAGACGTGAACCCCGGCCAGGGGCAGCCGCTCGAGAAGGCGGTCACGGCGAATATCGAAATTCCCGATGCGGGGGTGACCATGAAAATGGTGCTACGCCGTAACCTGGATTCGACTCTTCCCGCGTCTCATACGGTCGAGCTCACGTTCACCACCCGTGCGGGCGACAGCGGCCGGGTGATCCGCGACGTCGGCCTCCTCCAGTTCAAGAACGAAGAGGCCGCGCGCGGCACGCCGATCGCGGGTCTTCCGGTGCCGGTGCGCGAGAACCTGTTCCTGATCGGTCTGTCCAACCTGCAGGGCGATGTCGAGCGCAACACGGAGCTCTTCGTGCGCCGGAACTGGATCGATCTGCCCGTCCGCATGGCTTCGGGCCAGCGCGCTATTCTCAGCTTCGAGAAGGGTGCTTCCGGAGAGCAGGTTCTGAACAGCGCCTTCAGCCAGTGGCAGTAA
- a CDS encoding adenylosuccinate synthase produces the protein MANVVVVGAQWGDEGKGKIVDWLSEQADVVVRFQGGHNAGHTLVIGDKVYKLSLLPSGVVRPNKLSVIGNGVVLDPHALAAEVERLSEQGVSISRDNLRVAENATLILSIHRELDALRESGSAGTKIGTTKRGIGPAYEDKVGRRAIRLMDLADLPSLRDKIERLLTHHNALRRGFGLDEFKPEEIYEELSSVAPKVLPYMDAVWRLLDEERRAGKRILFEGAQGALLDVDHGTYPFVTSSNTVAGQAATGSGLGPGGVGYVLGIAKAYTTRVGEGPFPTELHDETGELIGQKGKEFGVVTGRKRRCGWFDATLVRQTVRTSGIDGIALTKLDILDGFDTIKIGVGYKLDGQTIDYFPASQGAQARVEPIYEEFEGWSGSTAGARSWADLPAQAVKYVRRIEELIGAPVAVLSTSPERDDTILMKNPFEG, from the coding sequence ATGGCGAACGTAGTTGTCGTGGGCGCCCAGTGGGGCGACGAAGGCAAGGGCAAGATCGTCGACTGGCTGTCTGAACAGGCAGACGTGGTCGTGCGGTTCCAGGGCGGGCACAATGCCGGCCATACCCTCGTGATCGGCGACAAGGTCTACAAGCTGTCGCTGCTGCCTTCCGGCGTCGTGCGCCCCAACAAGCTCTCCGTCATCGGCAACGGCGTGGTCCTCGATCCGCACGCCCTCGCGGCGGAGGTCGAGCGGCTGTCCGAGCAGGGCGTGTCGATCTCCCGCGACAACCTGCGCGTGGCCGAGAACGCGACGCTCATCCTCTCGATCCATCGCGAGCTCGACGCTCTGCGCGAGAGCGGCAGCGCGGGCACGAAGATCGGCACCACCAAGCGCGGCATCGGGCCCGCCTATGAGGACAAGGTGGGCCGCCGCGCCATCCGCCTCATGGATCTCGCCGACCTTCCCTCGCTGCGCGACAAGATCGAGCGGCTGCTCACGCACCACAATGCCTTGCGCCGCGGCTTCGGCCTCGACGAGTTCAAGCCCGAGGAGATCTATGAGGAATTGTCCTCGGTCGCCCCGAAGGTGCTCCCCTACATGGACGCCGTGTGGCGCCTCCTCGACGAGGAGCGCCGGGCCGGCAAGCGCATTCTGTTCGAGGGAGCGCAAGGCGCGCTGCTCGATGTCGATCACGGCACCTATCCCTTCGTCACTTCCTCGAACACGGTGGCGGGCCAAGCCGCGACCGGATCGGGTCTCGGCCCGGGCGGCGTCGGCTATGTCCTGGGCATCGCCAAGGCCTATACCACCCGCGTGGGCGAGGGGCCGTTCCCGACGGAGCTCCACGACGAGACCGGCGAGCTGATCGGCCAGAAGGGCAAGGAGTTCGGCGTGGTGACGGGCCGCAAGCGCCGCTGCGGCTGGTTCGATGCCACCCTGGTGCGCCAGACGGTGCGCACGTCCGGAATCGACGGCATCGCGCTCACCAAGCTCGACATCCTGGATGGGTTCGACACCATCAAGATCGGTGTCGGCTACAAGCTCGACGGACAGACGATCGACTATTTCCCGGCGAGCCAGGGGGCTCAGGCGCGGGTGGAGCCGATCTACGAGGAGTTCGAGGGCTGGAGCGGTTCGACGGCCGGCGCGCGGTCCTGGGCGGATCTGCCGGCCCAGGCCGTCAAATATGTCCGTCGTATCGAGGAATTGATCGGTGCGCCCGTGGCGGTCTTGTCCACATCGCCCGAACGCGACGATACAATCCTCATGAAGAACCCCTTTGAGGGTTGA
- a CDS encoding type 1 glutamine amidotransferase, with the protein MALRFLVVEGNTRGAREAHKAAYGQMLSESYAQVIHAIARDAVCDIAFPTDEGANLPDRAGLASYDGIVLTGSHLNIYDRTPEILRQVDLMRAIYASGTPSFGSCWGLQVAAVAADGDVQKNPLGREVGFARRLRPTEEGRGHPMLAGRPEVYDAPAIHLDMVTALPDDATVIATNPVSAVQAAEIRRDGGVFWGVQYHPEFSLTELATIMRQRTDLLIREGFCRTPEEVVSYTDDLTILDKDPSRFDLSWRHGVDAEVLDPACRTREIRNFIEHRVKAEKSARGRA; encoded by the coding sequence ATGGCCTTAAGGTTTCTGGTGGTCGAGGGCAATACGCGCGGTGCAAGGGAGGCCCACAAGGCGGCCTATGGCCAAATGCTGTCGGAGTCCTATGCGCAGGTGATCCATGCCATCGCGCGGGACGCCGTCTGCGACATCGCCTTTCCGACGGACGAGGGCGCGAACCTGCCCGATCGGGCGGGGCTCGCGTCCTATGACGGGATCGTGCTGACCGGCTCGCATCTGAACATCTACGACCGGACACCCGAGATCCTGCGCCAGGTCGACCTGATGCGGGCGATCTACGCCTCGGGCACCCCATCCTTCGGGTCCTGCTGGGGGCTGCAGGTGGCGGCCGTCGCGGCGGACGGGGACGTGCAGAAGAACCCGCTCGGCCGCGAGGTGGGCTTCGCCCGGCGCCTGCGGCCGACGGAGGAGGGGAGAGGCCATCCCATGCTGGCAGGGCGGCCTGAGGTCTACGACGCCCCTGCCATTCATCTCGACATGGTCACGGCGCTGCCCGACGACGCCACGGTGATTGCGACCAATCCGGTCTCGGCGGTTCAAGCGGCGGAGATCCGGCGGGACGGAGGCGTGTTCTGGGGCGTGCAGTATCATCCGGAATTCAGCCTGACGGAGTTGGCCACGATCATGCGCCAGCGCACGGACCTGTTGATCCGCGAGGGCTTCTGCCGGACGCCCGAGGAGGTCGTGTCCTACACGGACGACCTGACGATCCTCGACAAGGATCCGTCCCGCTTCGATCTCTCCTGGCGGCATGGGGTCGATGCCGAGGTTCTGGATCCGGCCTGCCGCACCCGCGAGATCCGCAACTTCATCGAGCACCGGGTCAAGGCCGAGAAAAGCGCGCGGGGGCGGGCCTGA
- a CDS encoding DMT family transporter — translation MKIPRSLGKGLWDRAYLLLILTALMWGGNAIAGRLAVGQVSPMLLTCIRWAIVAAILGPLVGRQVMAEWPQIGARWPFFVLMGSSGFTAFNALFYAAAYHTSAMNLTIFQGAIPVLVLIGTILFFGSRVIPLQILGMIVTLLGVVLVSVKADLEVLKALALNIGDVWMLIACVFYAGYTLGLRRRPPVSGLVFFTALAGVAFLSSLPLLAMEIAQGAMQWPTWKGWLILLYIGFCPSLISQIFFIRGVELIGPARAGLFVNLVPVFGALLAVLLLGEPFAFYHALGLFLVLGGIWLAERK, via the coding sequence ATGAAAATCCCGCGATCGCTCGGCAAGGGACTTTGGGACAGGGCCTATCTGCTCCTGATCCTCACCGCGCTCATGTGGGGCGGCAACGCCATTGCCGGACGCCTTGCCGTCGGCCAGGTCTCGCCGATGCTGCTCACCTGCATCCGCTGGGCCATCGTGGCCGCCATCCTGGGTCCGCTCGTGGGGCGGCAGGTCATGGCCGAATGGCCGCAGATAGGAGCGCGCTGGCCCTTCTTCGTCCTCATGGGCTCGTCGGGCTTCACCGCCTTCAACGCCCTGTTCTATGCCGCAGCCTACCACACGAGCGCGATGAATCTCACGATCTTCCAGGGCGCCATCCCGGTGCTCGTGCTGATCGGCACGATCCTGTTCTTCGGCTCGCGCGTGATCCCGCTGCAGATCCTCGGCATGATCGTGACGCTCCTCGGCGTCGTCCTGGTCTCGGTGAAGGCGGATCTCGAGGTTCTCAAGGCGCTCGCGCTCAATATCGGCGATGTCTGGATGCTGATCGCCTGCGTCTTCTATGCGGGTTATACGCTGGGCCTGCGCCGTCGCCCGCCCGTATCCGGCCTCGTCTTCTTCACGGCTCTCGCCGGCGTGGCGTTTCTATCCTCGCTGCCCCTGCTCGCCATGGAAATCGCGCAAGGCGCCATGCAGTGGCCAACCTGGAAGGGATGGCTGATCCTTCTCTATATCGGCTTTTGCCCGTCGCTCATCTCGCAGATCTTCTTCATCCGCGGCGTCGAGCTGATCGGCCCGGCGCGGGCGGGATTGTTCGTCAACCTGGTGCCGGTCTTCGGCGCGCTGCTCGCCGTGCTGCTGCTCGGCGAACCCTTCGCCTTCTATCACGCGCTCGGCCTGTTCCTGGTGCTTGGCGGCATCTGGCTTGCTGAGCGGAAGTGA
- the purU gene encoding formyltetrahydrofolate deformylase: MAVSPSQRFVLTLACANRPGIVAAVAGHLSDAGLNILDAQQYDDIQTDRFFMRVVFNPVNGQADIEALKEGFAPLAERFGMGWALRDQGERRRIMLMVSKFDHCLADLLYRWRIGELDFEPVGVIANHPVEAYSHVDLGGVPFHYLPVTRDTKLEQEAKIWSLIRDSQADLVVLARYMQVLSDGLAAKLSGRCINIHHSFLPSFKGAKPYHQAHARGVKLIGATAHYVTSDLDEGPIIAQDVEPITHRDSAEDLVRKGRDIERRVLARAVRDHLEDRILLNGRKTVVFAD; this comes from the coding sequence ATGGCCGTTTCCCCGTCACAACGCTTCGTCCTGACGCTCGCCTGCGCGAACCGTCCCGGCATCGTTGCCGCCGTGGCGGGGCATTTGTCCGATGCGGGCCTCAACATCCTCGATGCCCAGCAATACGACGACATCCAGACCGACCGCTTCTTCATGCGCGTCGTCTTCAACCCGGTGAACGGGCAAGCAGATATCGAGGCGCTCAAGGAGGGCTTCGCGCCGCTGGCCGAGCGTTTCGGCATGGGCTGGGCCCTGCGCGATCAGGGCGAGCGCCGGCGCATCATGCTCATGGTGTCCAAGTTCGATCACTGCCTTGCGGACCTGCTCTATCGCTGGCGCATCGGTGAACTCGATTTCGAGCCCGTCGGCGTCATCGCCAACCATCCCGTCGAGGCCTACAGCCATGTGGATCTGGGCGGCGTTCCGTTCCACTACCTGCCGGTCACGAGGGACACGAAGCTCGAGCAGGAGGCGAAAATCTGGTCGCTCATTCGCGATTCACAGGCCGATCTCGTGGTGCTCGCCCGTTACATGCAGGTTCTGTCCGACGGGCTCGCGGCGAAGCTTTCGGGCCGCTGCATCAACATCCATCACTCGTTCCTCCCGAGCTTCAAGGGCGCCAAGCCCTACCACCAGGCTCATGCCCGCGGCGTGAAGCTGATCGGGGCGACCGCCCATTACGTCACGTCCGACCTCGACGAGGGGCCGATCATCGCGCAGGATGTGGAGCCGATCACCCATCGCGACAGCGCGGAGGACCTGGTGCGCAAGGGCCGCGACATCGAGCGGCGCGTCCTCGCCCGCGCGGTGCGCGACCACCTGGAAGATCGCATCCTCCTCAACGGCCGCAAGACCGTGGTGTTCGCGGATTAG
- the serA gene encoding phosphoglycerate dehydrogenase — MPAPRVLISDALSPAAVQIFKDRGIEVDFQPDLGKDKEKLAAIIGNYDGLAIRSATKVTAKILEQAKNLKVIGRAGIGVDNVEIPAATAKGIIVMNTPFGNSITTAEHAIAMMFALARQIPQADASTQAGKWEKNRFMGVELTAKVLGVIGCGNIGSIVADRGIGLRMKVIAFDPFLSPERAVELGVEKVELEDLLRRADIITLHVPMTEKTKNILSAENIAKTKKGVRIVNCARGGLVDEAALRAALDSGHVAGAAFDVFVEEPALTNPLFGHPNVVCTPHLGAATSEAQENVALQVAEQMSDYLLQGAIQNAVNFPSITAEEAPRLKPFVALAEKLGSFLGQLTEAAIKGIRIEYEGAVADMNTRALTSAAVTGVLRPFLQDVNMVSAPIVARERGITVEEVKRESAARDYESFIRIIVNADDMARHAGGTVFQDGKPRVTEIRDIAVDAEFAPHMIYVRNDDKPGFIGRFGTLLGESGVNVATFALGRDKPGGDAICFVSVDEPVSEELLRKIEEIPQVKRARAVRF; from the coding sequence ATGCCCGCTCCCCGCGTTCTCATTTCCGACGCTTTGTCTCCCGCCGCCGTGCAGATCTTCAAGGATCGCGGCATCGAGGTCGATTTTCAGCCCGATCTCGGCAAGGACAAAGAGAAGCTCGCCGCCATCATCGGCAATTACGATGGCCTTGCCATCCGGTCCGCCACGAAAGTGACGGCGAAGATCCTCGAACAGGCGAAGAACCTGAAGGTGATCGGCCGCGCCGGCATCGGCGTGGACAATGTCGAGATCCCCGCCGCCACGGCGAAGGGCATCATCGTCATGAACACGCCCTTCGGCAATTCCATCACCACCGCCGAACACGCGATCGCGATGATGTTCGCGCTCGCGCGCCAGATCCCGCAGGCCGATGCCTCCACCCAGGCCGGCAAGTGGGAGAAGAACCGCTTCATGGGCGTCGAGCTGACGGCCAAGGTGCTGGGCGTCATCGGCTGCGGCAATATCGGCTCCATCGTGGCCGACCGCGGCATCGGCCTTCGCATGAAGGTCATCGCCTTCGACCCGTTCCTGTCCCCGGAGCGCGCGGTCGAGCTCGGCGTCGAGAAGGTGGAGCTTGAGGATCTGCTCCGCCGGGCCGACATCATCACGCTGCACGTGCCGATGACCGAGAAGACGAAGAACATTCTCTCGGCCGAGAATATCGCCAAGACGAAAAAGGGCGTACGCATCGTCAATTGCGCCCGCGGCGGCCTCGTCGACGAGGCGGCCCTGCGCGCGGCTCTGGATTCCGGCCATGTGGCGGGGGCGGCCTTCGACGTGTTCGTGGAGGAGCCCGCGCTCACCAATCCGCTCTTCGGCCATCCCAACGTGGTCTGCACGCCGCATCTGGGTGCCGCCACCTCGGAGGCGCAGGAGAACGTGGCGCTGCAGGTCGCCGAGCAGATGTCCGACTACCTGCTCCAGGGCGCGATTCAGAACGCCGTGAACTTCCCCTCCATCACGGCGGAGGAAGCTCCGCGTCTCAAGCCCTTCGTGGCCCTCGCCGAGAAGCTCGGCTCCTTCCTCGGTCAGCTCACGGAAGCCGCAATCAAGGGCATCCGCATCGAGTACGAGGGCGCCGTCGCCGACATGAACACCCGCGCACTGACGTCGGCCGCGGTGACGGGCGTGCTGCGGCCCTTCCTGCAGGACGTCAACATGGTGTCGGCTCCGATCGTCGCCCGTGAGCGCGGCATCACCGTGGAAGAGGTCAAGCGCGAGAGCGCCGCGCGCGATTACGAGAGCTTCATCCGCATCATCGTGAATGCCGACGACATGGCCCGCCATGCCGGCGGCACCGTCTTCCAGGACGGCAAGCCGCGCGTGACGGAGATCCGCGACATTGCGGTGGATGCCGAGTTCGCGCCGCACATGATCTATGTGCGCAACGACGACAAGCCCGGCTTCATCGGCCGCTTCGGAACGCTGCTCGGCGAGTCGGGCGTGAACGTCGCCACCTTCGCGCTCGGCCGCGACAAGCCGGGCGGCGATGCGATCTGTTTCGTGTCGGTCGATGAGCCCGTGTCCGAAGAACTCCTGCGCAAGATCGAAGAGATTCCGCAGGTCAAGCGCGCCCGCGCGGTTCGCTTCTAA